A genomic stretch from uncultured Pseudodesulfovibrio sp. includes:
- a CDS encoding UbiX family flavin prenyltransferase, whose amino-acid sequence MDTKRIILAVSGASGTVYAASLVKALGGRDDVELHVIISDAAKKVLALETDFPIDVLTRGAAAIHAHDDITAPPASGSWRHQGMIICPCSMATMSAVATGFGHSLIHRAADVTLKERGRLILVPRETPYSIIHLENMLTAAKAGAVIVPASPGFYHRPATIEDLANQLAGRILDQLDIPHDLFTRWGE is encoded by the coding sequence ATGGATACAAAACGCATCATCCTCGCAGTCAGCGGGGCAAGCGGCACCGTTTATGCTGCTTCTTTAGTCAAGGCCCTTGGCGGTCGAGATGACGTGGAACTACACGTCATCATTTCTGACGCCGCCAAAAAAGTTCTGGCCCTTGAGACGGATTTTCCAATAGATGTCCTGACGAGAGGTGCAGCAGCGATCCACGCTCATGATGATATCACTGCACCGCCTGCCAGCGGCTCATGGCGTCATCAAGGTATGATTATCTGCCCCTGCTCCATGGCAACCATGTCTGCTGTCGCCACAGGATTTGGACACTCACTCATCCACAGAGCCGCAGACGTAACCCTCAAGGAACGCGGCAGACTCATACTCGTCCCGAGAGAGACTCCCTACTCCATTATTCATCTAGAGAACATGCTTACGGCCGCTAAAGCCGGAGCTGTCATAGTACCGGCAAGCCCGGGCTTTTATCATCGTCCGGCAACCATCGAGGACCTGGCTAACCAACTGGCCGGGAGAATCCTCGATCAATTGGACATCCCTCACGACCTGTTTACACGGTGGGGGGAATAG
- the uvrC gene encoding excinuclease ABC subunit UvrC, with protein sequence MTNKFKFFAADFPNSPGVYLMKNDRGRILYVGKAKSLRKRLSSYFRASANHTPKTIALVSHIRKVDVLLTSTEKEALLLESGLIKKHRPRYNIVLKDDKQYALFKLDKHSEFPRLSITRKVTRDGSVYFGPFTSSTAARTVWKLLGKVFPLRKCTDAAMRNRIRPCLYHDIQQCWAPCVKEVDRLLYNDMVQRVEMLLSGRSMELVDSLTRKMKAASKEMEFEKAAVFRDQIRAVKKTVEGQVAVIHDNRDRDVIGLAQTEQGLGLGLLFVRQGRLLDEKQFFWPGLTLDEGPEVVESFISQFYGPGRFIPSLIISPYEFDDSPLSEVLAERGAGAVRITLPQAMKEKQLVGLARSVAAQARERKDTISARLQKVLRLPDEPVRIECIDASHLSGTNMRVGQVVFEEGRRNPEASRLYAFPELDGTGDDYAALSAWARRRVESGPPWPDLVLLDGGRGQLSAVEAALAECVDDGCWELAAIAKGESRRAGELGDFIFRPGRKNPMPLKPGSAELLFLQKMRDAAHRFVIGRQRSSRKKAVLSSELTALPGIGSKIARVLWDRFESLDDMINADSSEITTLPGIGRKRAEKIHAALQSLKISRKA encoded by the coding sequence ATGACGAACAAGTTCAAATTTTTTGCCGCCGATTTTCCGAATAGCCCCGGTGTTTATCTGATGAAGAATGATCGTGGCCGCATCCTCTATGTCGGCAAGGCTAAGAGCTTGCGCAAGCGCCTGTCGTCCTATTTCCGGGCAAGTGCGAACCATACACCGAAGACTATTGCCCTTGTCAGCCATATTCGGAAGGTGGATGTTCTGCTGACCAGTACCGAAAAAGAAGCTTTGCTTCTTGAATCCGGACTGATCAAAAAGCATCGGCCTCGTTATAATATTGTACTCAAGGATGACAAGCAGTACGCCTTGTTCAAATTGGACAAGCATTCGGAGTTTCCTCGTCTGTCCATTACTCGCAAAGTGACTCGTGACGGTTCGGTCTATTTTGGACCGTTTACCTCATCCACCGCGGCCCGAACCGTGTGGAAACTGCTCGGCAAGGTGTTTCCACTTCGGAAGTGTACTGATGCGGCTATGAGGAATCGTATTCGCCCGTGTTTGTATCATGACATCCAGCAATGCTGGGCGCCGTGCGTCAAGGAAGTGGATCGTTTATTATATAATGATATGGTTCAGCGGGTGGAGATGCTGCTTTCCGGGCGGAGTATGGAATTAGTGGACTCTTTGACTCGCAAGATGAAAGCGGCATCAAAGGAAATGGAGTTTGAAAAAGCCGCAGTATTCCGTGATCAAATCCGTGCTGTGAAAAAAACCGTGGAAGGGCAGGTGGCGGTTATTCATGACAACCGGGATAGGGACGTTATCGGTTTGGCGCAGACCGAGCAGGGACTCGGGCTTGGTCTGTTGTTTGTGCGTCAGGGACGATTGCTGGATGAAAAACAGTTTTTCTGGCCGGGCCTGACTCTGGATGAAGGGCCGGAAGTGGTCGAGAGTTTTATTTCCCAGTTCTACGGGCCCGGACGATTTATCCCTTCATTGATTATTTCTCCGTACGAATTTGATGACTCGCCTCTTTCCGAGGTTTTAGCTGAACGCGGGGCCGGTGCAGTTCGTATTACACTACCGCAGGCCATGAAGGAAAAACAGTTGGTTGGTTTGGCCCGGAGTGTTGCAGCACAGGCCCGAGAACGAAAAGATACTATTTCTGCTCGTCTGCAAAAGGTCTTGCGACTGCCTGATGAACCCGTGCGGATAGAGTGTATTGACGCGTCACATCTGTCAGGGACCAATATGCGGGTGGGGCAGGTTGTCTTTGAGGAAGGGCGGCGTAATCCGGAAGCGTCACGACTGTATGCATTCCCTGAATTGGACGGGACAGGAGATGATTATGCAGCATTGTCGGCATGGGCCAGGCGAAGGGTTGAATCCGGGCCGCCATGGCCGGATTTGGTGCTCCTTGACGGTGGTCGAGGTCAACTGTCGGCGGTGGAAGCGGCCTTGGCTGAATGTGTGGATGACGGCTGTTGGGAGCTCGCGGCCATTGCCAAGGGCGAATCTCGACGGGCAGGCGAATTGGGGGATTTTATTTTTCGCCCCGGGCGCAAGAACCCCATGCCGCTCAAGCCTGGCAGTGCCGAGTTGCTGTTCTTGCAGAAAATGCGGGACGCCGCCCATCGATTTGTCATAGGTCGACAGCGAAGTTCACGGAAAAAGGCTGTTTTGAGTAGTGAACTGACAGCGCTTCCCGGAATTGGTTCCAAGATTGCCAGGGTTTTGTGGGACAGGTTCGAATCACTGGATGACATGATCAATGCCGATAGCTCGGAGATTACCACTCTGCCCGGCATAGGCCGGAAAAGAGCGGAGAAAATTCACGCGGCCTTGCAGTCCCTCAAGATCTCAAGGAAAGCCTAA
- a CDS encoding phosphoribosylaminoimidazolesuccinocarboxamide synthase, which yields MAGVLETNITEYPLISKGKVRDIYEIDENTLLLVTTDRLSAFDVVMPDPIEDKGKVLNQITLFWMKMMEDLVPNHIIATNVDDYPEPLHKYKAELQDRSVLAKKAKPLPIECIVRGFITGSGWKDYQKTGEVCGHKLPANLKESEMLEKALFTPSTKADLGDHDENITLEQAADLLGEEMMRKVEKLTLDIYTRARDYAKERGILIADTKFEFGTIDGELIFIDEALTPDSSRFWPEEGYEPGKSQPSFDKQYFRDWLEEIGFNKQPPAPRIPADIAAQTRANYLKAYKLLTGEDLQV from the coding sequence ATGGCTGGCGTTCTGGAAACCAACATCACCGAATATCCGCTCATTTCCAAGGGCAAGGTGCGCGACATCTACGAAATAGATGAAAACACCCTGCTCCTCGTAACCACCGACCGTCTCTCCGCGTTCGATGTGGTCATGCCCGACCCCATTGAAGACAAGGGCAAGGTGCTCAACCAGATCACCCTGTTCTGGATGAAAATGATGGAAGACCTGGTGCCAAACCACATCATTGCCACCAACGTGGATGATTACCCGGAGCCGCTGCACAAATATAAAGCGGAACTTCAGGATCGCAGTGTACTGGCTAAGAAAGCCAAGCCCCTGCCCATTGAGTGCATCGTACGTGGTTTCATTACTGGCTCCGGCTGGAAGGACTATCAGAAAACCGGCGAAGTGTGCGGTCACAAACTGCCAGCGAACCTGAAAGAATCCGAAATGCTTGAAAAAGCACTGTTCACTCCGTCCACCAAGGCCGATCTCGGTGACCATGATGAAAACATCACACTTGAGCAGGCTGCCGATCTGCTCGGCGAAGAGATGATGCGCAAGGTGGAAAAGCTGACGCTGGACATCTACACACGCGCTCGCGACTATGCCAAGGAACGCGGCATTCTCATTGCCGATACCAAATTTGAATTTGGTACCATTGACGGGGAATTGATATTCATTGACGAAGCCCTGACTCCGGACTCTTCGCGCTTCTGGCCTGAAGAAGGCTACGAACCAGGCAAGTCCCAACCGAGTTTCGACAAACAGTATTTCCGTGATTGGCTTGAAGAAATCGGCTTCAACAAGCAGCCCCCGGCTCCGAGAATTCCTGCGGATATAGCGGCTCAGACTCGTGCCAATTACCTGAAAGCATATAAACTGCTGACGGGTGAAGATCTCCAAGTATAG
- a CDS encoding outer membrane homotrimeric porin, protein MKRLTLLAVALTMVLGMAATSFAAPEVTISGNVLVNAVWRSNWDFSDGNSGVLKTERAMNIRERADLYFTVTANENLKGVLGFRSVRGEWGQAGMITDNSGGGALNTIDLRDAYLDFNWPGTSVNVKAGLMPVGLPAAIGGASMIHNARTTGVMVSSPITDNVSVLGGWVRAGDINANANVSTTNNSAIDAWILALPLNFEGISMAPFFMYAPLGQNAANTASAAGLAGLQTSTALTYTGANSDALDNAYWLGTDFTLSMFDPFVIKADLNYGKVDGKRENYERSGWMFDAALDYTGFDFMNLSLTYAYTTGEDDNDENGSERMPIIIEDWAIGSFWFGGGLITGDDLDEDEDGLGFHAVALSATGIQSFAEGLTHDAHIVYAKGTNDERAGGMIYGTDLTEKDAMWELDFNTMYKIYDELTLYNGIGYVNLDYDKDVWGANSDGGDAWKFQLGMVYQF, encoded by the coding sequence ATGAAACGTTTGACTCTGCTTGCAGTCGCCCTGACCATGGTCCTGGGCATGGCTGCTACCTCTTTCGCAGCTCCTGAAGTTACCATTTCCGGTAACGTTTTGGTCAACGCTGTTTGGCGTTCCAACTGGGATTTCTCTGATGGAAACTCTGGCGTCCTGAAAACCGAACGCGCAATGAACATCCGTGAACGTGCAGACCTGTACTTCACTGTTACCGCCAATGAGAACCTGAAAGGTGTTCTCGGCTTCCGTTCCGTTCGCGGCGAATGGGGTCAGGCTGGCATGATCACCGACAACTCCGGTGGTGGCGCTCTGAACACAATCGACCTGCGTGATGCATACCTGGACTTCAACTGGCCCGGCACTTCCGTTAACGTGAAAGCCGGTCTCATGCCCGTCGGTTTGCCCGCAGCAATCGGTGGCGCCAGCATGATCCACAACGCCCGTACCACTGGTGTTATGGTCAGCAGCCCCATCACTGACAACGTATCCGTCCTCGGTGGCTGGGTCCGCGCTGGTGACATTAACGCTAACGCTAACGTCAGCACCACCAACAACTCCGCAATTGACGCTTGGATCTTGGCTCTGCCCTTGAACTTCGAAGGCATCTCCATGGCTCCTTTCTTCATGTATGCTCCCTTGGGACAGAACGCTGCTAACACAGCTAGCGCTGCCGGTCTCGCTGGCCTGCAGACCTCCACTGCCCTGACTTACACCGGTGCTAACTCCGACGCACTTGACAACGCTTACTGGCTCGGCACAGACTTCACTCTGTCCATGTTCGACCCCTTCGTCATCAAAGCTGACCTGAACTATGGTAAGGTTGATGGCAAGCGTGAGAACTACGAACGTTCCGGTTGGATGTTCGACGCCGCTTTGGATTACACTGGCTTTGATTTCATGAACCTGTCCCTGACCTACGCCTACACCACTGGTGAAGACGATAACGATGAGAATGGTTCCGAACGTATGCCCATCATCATTGAAGACTGGGCAATCGGCTCCTTCTGGTTCGGCGGTGGCTTGATCACCGGTGACGATCTGGACGAAGACGAAGACGGCCTCGGCTTCCACGCTGTTGCTCTGTCCGCTACCGGTATCCAGTCCTTTGCTGAAGGCCTGACCCACGATGCTCACATCGTGTACGCTAAGGGTACCAACGACGAGCGCGCTGGCGGCATGATCTACGGTACTGACCTGACCGAAAAAGACGCCATGTGGGAACTTGACTTCAACACCATGTACAAGATCTACGACGAACTGACCCTGTACAACGGTATTGGCTACGTCAACCTGGACTACGACAAGGACGTCTGGGGCGCCAACTCTGATGGCGGCGACGCTTGGAAGTTCCAGCTCGGTATGGTCTACCAGTTCTAA
- the rpsF gene encoding 30S ribosomal protein S6 gives MANNYETLVLLSPELAEENRKEILEGLTSIVDREGGKMVETDDWGMRQLAYPVEKQTRGYYVRLVYDAPGALVAELERNIRITDGIFKFMTVKLAA, from the coding sequence ATGGCTAACAACTACGAGACGCTCGTGCTTCTCTCCCCGGAGTTGGCTGAGGAAAACAGGAAAGAAATCCTGGAAGGCCTCACCAGCATCGTGGATCGTGAAGGCGGCAAAATGGTTGAAACCGATGATTGGGGCATGCGCCAACTGGCCTACCCTGTCGAAAAGCAGACCCGTGGATACTACGTACGCCTTGTGTACGACGCTCCCGGCGCACTGGTTGCCGAATTGGAACGCAACATCCGCATCACCGACGGTATCTTCAAGTTCATGACCGTCAAACTGGCTGCCTAG
- the hisD gene encoding histidinol dehydrogenase: MPCRALEYSTSDDWAAIREWLDQRKDPDTKVDALVRDILNNVKDRGDEALVEYTRKFDCETLEISQLRVPVEAIKAALSNIPDTDVAILEEAIQRVRTFHTNQKEKSWWTTDEDGTVLGQMVRPIDRVGLYVPGGQGGETPLISSLIMNAIPAQVAGVNSIAVTSPPRKDGTLNPHILATAALLGLDEVYLAGSAWAIGALVYGTKTIAPCDMLAGPGNIFVATAKAQLIGQVGIDMVAGPSEIAILADESATPAWLAADMLSQAEHDPLAASILVTPDIKLASRVREELISQCAALPRGEIATKSLESWGAIITVPDLEVGAELINLLAAEHLELAIADPWTMLGSIRHAGAIFMGHNSPEPVGDYFAGPNHVLPTLRTVRFSSALSVQNFCKKSSVIATSPSFVAQHGSKIARLARLEGLEAHARSVEERIK; the protein is encoded by the coding sequence ATGCCTTGCAGAGCATTAGAATATTCGACCAGCGATGATTGGGCCGCTATCCGGGAATGGCTCGACCAGCGTAAAGACCCTGACACCAAGGTAGATGCCCTGGTGCGGGACATCCTGAACAACGTCAAGGATCGCGGCGACGAAGCACTTGTGGAATATACCCGCAAGTTCGACTGCGAAACCCTTGAAATTTCACAACTCCGCGTTCCGGTTGAGGCGATCAAAGCAGCCCTTTCGAACATCCCCGACACGGATGTAGCCATCCTTGAAGAAGCCATCCAGCGCGTACGGACATTTCACACCAACCAGAAAGAAAAATCCTGGTGGACCACAGACGAAGACGGCACAGTTCTGGGCCAAATGGTTCGCCCCATTGACCGCGTTGGCCTGTATGTTCCCGGAGGCCAGGGGGGCGAGACGCCGCTTATTTCCAGCCTCATCATGAACGCTATCCCGGCTCAGGTGGCAGGCGTCAATTCCATCGCCGTCACTTCCCCGCCGCGCAAAGACGGCACACTGAACCCGCATATTCTGGCGACTGCGGCTCTGCTTGGTCTGGACGAAGTCTATCTTGCCGGCTCTGCATGGGCTATCGGCGCTCTGGTATACGGCACAAAGACAATTGCGCCTTGCGATATGCTGGCCGGTCCCGGCAACATCTTTGTTGCCACAGCCAAAGCGCAGCTCATCGGGCAGGTCGGCATCGACATGGTTGCCGGCCCCAGTGAGATCGCCATCCTTGCGGACGAATCAGCCACACCGGCATGGCTTGCAGCAGACATGCTCTCCCAGGCCGAACATGATCCATTGGCCGCATCCATACTCGTCACCCCTGATATAAAACTGGCCTCCAGAGTCAGGGAGGAACTGATCTCCCAGTGTGCAGCCCTGCCCCGTGGTGAAATCGCAACCAAGTCGCTGGAAAGCTGGGGTGCCATCATCACCGTGCCCGATCTTGAAGTCGGAGCTGAACTCATCAACCTGCTTGCCGCCGAACATCTGGAACTGGCTATTGCCGATCCTTGGACTATGCTTGGCTCCATCCGTCACGCCGGGGCCATCTTCATGGGACACAACTCCCCTGAACCTGTGGGGGACTATTTTGCAGGCCCTAATCACGTACTACCGACCCTGCGCACAGTGCGCTTTTCGTCGGCCTTGTCCGTACAGAATTTTTGCAAGAAATCCAGCGTTATTGCCACCAGTCCAAGTTTTGTTGCCCAACATGGCAGCAAAATAGCACGACTGGCACGACTGGAAGGACTGGAAGCCCACGCTCGCAGCGTGGAAGAACGAATCAAGTAA
- a CDS encoding metal-dependent hydrolase: MEITWFGHANFRIKAADATLFIDPFFVGNPSATTSYKDVDECSLILVTHDHNDHIGQTLELAIKHDAEVIAIFDIIQELIKLGLPEHLGVGMNIGGTVTRQGLDIKMVQAMHSSVTGAPAGFIISDPKGLCVYNSGDTGLFGDMELFGKFHDIDIAMLPIGGRFTMDAKQAAYACKLLKCKKIIPQHWGTWPILDQNTQSLVEQLALTAPDTELLTLEIDKPFEI; the protein is encoded by the coding sequence ATGGAGATCACATGGTTCGGCCACGCAAATTTCAGAATCAAGGCCGCTGATGCAACCCTGTTCATCGACCCTTTTTTTGTGGGCAATCCCAGTGCAACCACTTCGTATAAGGATGTGGACGAATGTTCACTCATCCTTGTCACCCACGACCATAACGACCATATAGGGCAGACCCTGGAACTTGCCATCAAGCATGATGCCGAGGTCATTGCCATATTTGACATCATCCAGGAACTCATCAAACTCGGCCTGCCCGAGCATCTGGGCGTTGGCATGAACATCGGCGGTACTGTCACAAGACAGGGGCTGGATATCAAGATGGTTCAGGCCATGCATTCTTCGGTAACCGGCGCGCCTGCCGGATTCATCATATCCGACCCCAAGGGATTGTGTGTCTACAATTCCGGCGACACAGGCCTCTTCGGTGACATGGAACTTTTCGGGAAATTCCATGATATCGACATAGCCATGCTGCCCATCGGAGGGCGATTCACCATGGATGCCAAACAGGCCGCTTACGCGTGCAAACTTCTTAAATGCAAGAAAATCATCCCACAGCATTGGGGCACATGGCCAATTCTGGACCAGAATACCCAAAGTTTGGTGGAACAACTCGCCCTGACCGCGCCCGACACGGAACTCCTGACACTGGAGATCGACAAGCCGTTTGAGATTTAG